A stretch of Ferribacterium limneticum DNA encodes these proteins:
- a CDS encoding PD-(D/E)XK nuclease family protein — protein MNDSLTLCATTRLAQTLRGELPGEKAVWRTRQALTLGQWLATLGDEALLTGIAELPVALDPFSERLLWEKVIAASLTDAAPLFDIQGMATSTAEAQALCRVWRLKPEGGQLSDEAKLFIGWQADFEKRCRAGGWMDTAGLHRQLIELIEAGHFTLPATIIFAGFDRYTPLEQDLTAALKARGVTVENAPRFPVERSEQVKLACADVEAECRAVVAWAKAELAVRPDCRLGIVAPDLAGVRDRLEFLLDDVLHPALIRPDAAEVPRCFNFSLGRALADLPLIRVALDLLALGSGRAKVEQSRLSGLLLTGGWSAAEAEADGRGRLDAALRRDLPYFTTLPALIKLAGRLAENEAPLCPQTVAALEAFVETAGAATRKSLPGQWSGVFRNCLKAAGWPGDRPLSSHEFQARRAFGEVLDGFGRLDALLGPLGFAEAVRRLSQLCRQRLFQPETRGRPAIQVLGVLESAGLGFDALWVMGMNDDLWPPPPRPNPLLPAEMLRAVGAAHASAEVELDFAQRVHVRLSHSAPVVRFSYAQAEGNRVLRPSPLIAGIPAADETFGEVETLARQMAGEAASSIVLVDDALAPPVGEGEKVSGGSWVLRAQAICPAWAYYQYRLGGEAMEEPVEGLDPAARGTLVHQALEAFWSAIRSSDALAALGEMARQQAIVEAVDKALQNFELDRRVTLPARFRELEAARLAKLLDVWLQVEARRGLPFEVVACEQPAEVEIEGIKVRMVVDRIDQLADGRQVIIDYKTGASIDTRNWAEQRITEPQLPIYAALVNEDVAAVVFAKVLLDKPAFAGVADEKDILPGVQGIGDDKQKVFDPAEFPDWIAVITHWRERLHAVAKEVKAGQAGVVFADEKGLQYCEVLPLLRLPERRRLLAEAQAEGGR, from the coding sequence TTGAACGATAGCCTGACGCTCTGCGCCACGACGCGTCTGGCGCAAACCCTGCGTGGCGAGTTGCCGGGGGAGAAGGCGGTCTGGCGCACCCGGCAGGCGCTGACCCTGGGCCAGTGGCTGGCGACGCTGGGCGATGAGGCGCTGCTGACCGGCATCGCCGAACTGCCGGTGGCGCTCGATCCGTTTTCCGAGCGTCTGCTCTGGGAAAAGGTCATTGCCGCCTCGCTGACTGACGCGGCGCCGCTGTTCGATATTCAGGGCATGGCGACTTCCACGGCCGAGGCGCAGGCCTTGTGCCGTGTCTGGCGCCTTAAGCCGGAGGGCGGCCAGCTGTCTGATGAAGCAAAGCTGTTCATCGGCTGGCAGGCTGATTTTGAAAAACGCTGCCGGGCCGGTGGCTGGATGGACACGGCTGGCTTGCACCGGCAACTGATCGAATTGATCGAGGCCGGGCACTTTACGCTGCCGGCAACGATCATTTTCGCCGGCTTCGACCGCTATACGCCGCTCGAACAGGATCTGACGGCGGCGCTGAAGGCGCGTGGCGTCACGGTCGAAAATGCGCCACGCTTCCCCGTCGAGCGTAGCGAGCAGGTCAAACTGGCCTGTGCCGATGTCGAGGCCGAATGCCGGGCGGTGGTTGCCTGGGCCAAGGCGGAACTGGCTGTTCGGCCGGATTGCCGGCTCGGCATCGTTGCGCCCGATCTGGCCGGCGTGCGTGACCGGCTCGAATTCTTGCTCGACGACGTGCTGCATCCGGCGCTGATTCGTCCCGATGCCGCGGAAGTGCCGCGCTGTTTCAATTTTTCGCTCGGCCGGGCGCTGGCCGATCTGCCGCTGATTCGTGTCGCGCTGGATCTGCTGGCGCTGGGCAGTGGTCGGGCCAAGGTCGAGCAGAGCCGCCTGTCGGGCTTGCTGCTGACCGGTGGCTGGTCGGCCGCCGAGGCCGAAGCCGATGGCCGGGGACGGCTCGACGCCGCCTTGCGCCGGGATTTGCCCTATTTCACCACCTTGCCTGCCCTGATCAAGCTGGCTGGGCGGCTAGCCGAAAACGAAGCGCCGCTGTGCCCCCAAACCGTCGCAGCGCTCGAAGCCTTTGTCGAGACGGCCGGCGCAGCGACCCGCAAGTCCCTGCCCGGGCAATGGTCTGGGGTCTTCCGCAATTGCCTGAAGGCGGCGGGCTGGCCGGGCGATCGGCCCTTGTCCAGTCATGAGTTTCAGGCCCGGCGGGCTTTTGGCGAGGTGCTCGACGGCTTTGGCCGGCTCGATGCGCTGCTTGGCCCGCTGGGCTTTGCCGAAGCGGTGCGCCGCCTGTCGCAGCTTTGTCGCCAGCGCCTGTTTCAGCCGGAAACGCGCGGCCGGCCGGCCATCCAGGTGCTGGGCGTGCTCGAAAGTGCTGGCCTGGGCTTCGATGCGCTGTGGGTGATGGGCATGAACGACGATCTCTGGCCGCCACCGCCGCGTCCCAACCCCCTGCTGCCGGCCGAGATGCTGCGCGCGGTCGGGGCAGCGCATGCCAGTGCCGAAGTCGAGCTCGATTTTGCCCAGCGTGTGCATGTCCGTTTGTCGCACTCGGCGCCAGTCGTGAGGTTTTCCTATGCCCAAGCTGAAGGCAATCGCGTGTTGCGCCCCAGTCCGTTGATTGCCGGCATTCCAGCCGCCGATGAAACGTTCGGTGAGGTCGAGACGCTGGCGCGGCAAATGGCTGGAGAGGCTGCATCGTCGATTGTCTTGGTCGACGACGCACTGGCGCCACCGGTCGGCGAAGGTGAGAAGGTTTCCGGCGGCAGTTGGGTGCTGCGCGCCCAGGCTATCTGCCCGGCCTGGGCCTACTACCAGTACCGGCTGGGCGGCGAGGCGATGGAGGAGCCGGTCGAAGGGTTGGACCCGGCGGCGCGCGGCACGCTGGTCCACCAAGCGCTGGAAGCCTTCTGGTCGGCCATCCGTTCATCCGATGCGCTGGCGGCGCTGGGTGAAATGGCCCGCCAGCAGGCCATCGTCGAGGCCGTCGACAAGGCCCTGCAGAATTTTGAACTGGATCGTCGTGTCACGCTGCCGGCGCGCTTCCGCGAACTGGAAGCGGCGCGGCTGGCCAAGCTGCTTGATGTCTGGCTGCAGGTCGAAGCCAGGCGCGGCCTGCCTTTCGAGGTGGTCGCCTGCGAGCAGCCGGCCGAAGTCGAGATCGAGGGCATCAAGGTCAGGATGGTGGTCGATCGTATCGACCAGTTGGCCGATGGCCGGCAAGTGATCATCGACTACAAGACGGGGGCCAGCATCGACACCAGGAACTGGGCCGAGCAGCGCATCACCGAACCCCAGTTGCCGATCTACGCTGCGCTGGTCAATGAGGACGTGGCGGCTGTCGTGTTTGCCAAGGTGCTGCTCGACAAGCCGGCTTTCGCCGGTGTGGCCGACGAAAAGGACATCCTGCCCGGCGTGCAGGGCATCGGCGACGACAAGCAGAAAGTCTTCGATCCGGCTGAGTTTCCCGACTGGATCGCCGTCATCACCCACTGGAGAGAGCGTCTGCATGCAGTGGCCAAAGAGGTGAAGGCCGGGCAGGCCGGCGTGGTGTTCGCTGACGAAAAAGGGCTGCAATACTGCGAAGTACTACCGCTGCTCCGTCTGCCCGAGCGCCGGCGTTTGCTGGCCGAAGCGCAGGCGGAGGGGGGGCGATGA
- a CDS encoding response regulator: MSKLLLLLQRWNGWRLWAVLTLGIVVTVELIVSAMSLILKGEVAWDYLLTGFVAAIMAAPPSLVLLTFLLGELAGRQQESLSKSLLRVENRLTMALDAAQMTCWELDVVDGSLQYDPSTLRLLGMSTEDAPRDLPAWLAYVHPQDQPEFVAAYAAAIQSGAPGFDSEYRVKQASGDWGWVQTHGTVVQRDVDGQARRALGITMNIAGRKKGEAELARHRDHLETLVGERTAALQAAHNKLLDTQFAMNGVGIGIRWTEVATARLIDANNFAAEMLGYSLEEMLRLRVFDIDPNFNEAQYDEVVAQLRQQGYLRLESTNRSKNGTLIPVELTLHYLPAMHELPERVISFLVDITQRKAAEAALVAAKEAAEAANVAKSAFLANMSHEIRTPLNAITGMSHIIRRVGLPPDQLRRLEKIDAAGEHLLEIINAILDLSKIEAGKLTLNESEVSANGIVDNVVAMLLDRANTKGLSLSAETEGMHVPLLGDATRLQQALLNYAGNAIKFTDSGSVIIRAKADEETEGSQLVRFEVQDSGIGIAPEVLGRLFNVFEQADNSISRKYGGTGLGLAITRKLAQLMGGDAGVTSTLGAGSTFWFTARLTKGREGGVGLAAVRGGGAEKILRRDFPGRRILLVEDEPVNREIARELLEDIGLAVDVAEDGSVAVQLAVDNQYDAILMDMQMPKIDGLEATRRIRAMPAYIDVPIIAMTANAYAEDRSACFEAGMNDFVAKPIRPDRIFEALARGLASVSA; this comes from the coding sequence TTGTCCAAGCTCCTCCTGTTGCTTCAGCGCTGGAATGGCTGGCGATTGTGGGCGGTCCTGACCCTCGGGATTGTGGTCACGGTCGAGTTGATCGTCTCGGCAATGAGTCTGATCCTGAAGGGCGAGGTTGCCTGGGATTATCTGCTGACGGGTTTTGTCGCCGCCATCATGGCGGCGCCACCCAGTTTGGTGCTGCTGACCTTTCTGCTGGGCGAACTGGCCGGGCGGCAGCAGGAATCCCTGTCGAAAAGCCTGCTGCGTGTCGAGAACCGCCTGACGATGGCGCTCGATGCCGCCCAGATGACCTGCTGGGAACTGGATGTCGTCGATGGCAGCTTGCAATACGACCCATCGACGCTGAGGCTGCTCGGGATGTCGACCGAGGATGCGCCGCGGGATTTGCCCGCCTGGCTGGCCTATGTTCATCCGCAGGACCAGCCCGAATTCGTGGCCGCTTACGCAGCGGCCATCCAGTCGGGGGCGCCGGGCTTTGACAGTGAGTACCGGGTGAAACAGGCCTCGGGTGACTGGGGCTGGGTGCAGACGCACGGTACCGTTGTCCAGCGTGACGTTGACGGCCAGGCAAGACGGGCGCTCGGTATCACGATGAACATCGCGGGGCGCAAGAAGGGCGAGGCTGAACTCGCGCGGCACCGGGATCATCTGGAGACCCTGGTGGGCGAGCGAACCGCTGCGCTGCAGGCGGCGCACAACAAGTTGCTTGATACGCAGTTTGCGATGAACGGCGTCGGCATCGGTATTCGCTGGACGGAGGTGGCGACCGCACGCCTGATCGACGCCAATAATTTTGCCGCTGAAATGCTCGGCTACTCGCTAGAGGAGATGCTCAGGCTGCGTGTTTTCGATATCGACCCGAACTTCAATGAAGCACAGTACGACGAAGTCGTCGCGCAGCTTCGCCAGCAAGGCTATTTGCGTCTGGAGTCGACGAACCGGAGCAAGAACGGGACGCTGATCCCGGTCGAATTGACGCTGCACTACCTGCCGGCCATGCATGAATTGCCGGAACGGGTCATTTCCTTTCTGGTCGATATCACCCAGCGCAAGGCCGCCGAGGCGGCGCTGGTTGCGGCCAAGGAGGCGGCCGAGGCGGCGAATGTGGCCAAGAGCGCCTTTCTGGCCAATATGTCGCATGAAATCCGGACGCCGCTCAATGCCATCACCGGCATGTCCCATATCATCCGTCGCGTCGGGCTGCCGCCGGATCAACTTCGGCGGCTCGAGAAAATCGATGCGGCGGGGGAGCATTTGCTGGAAATCATCAATGCCATTCTGGATCTGTCGAAGATCGAGGCCGGCAAGCTGACGCTGAATGAAAGCGAAGTCAGCGCCAATGGCATCGTCGACAATGTGGTCGCCATGCTGCTTGATCGGGCGAATACCAAGGGACTCAGTCTGAGCGCCGAAACCGAGGGTATGCACGTGCCTTTGCTGGGCGACGCGACCCGGCTGCAGCAGGCCTTGCTCAATTACGCCGGGAATGCCATCAAGTTCACTGACAGCGGCAGCGTCATCATCCGGGCCAAGGCCGATGAAGAGACTGAGGGCAGCCAGCTGGTGCGTTTCGAGGTGCAGGATAGCGGGATAGGCATCGCCCCCGAGGTACTTGGCCGACTGTTCAACGTTTTCGAGCAGGCCGATAACTCGATTTCCCGGAAATATGGCGGCACCGGCCTGGGCCTCGCCATTACCCGCAAGCTGGCGCAACTGATGGGTGGTGATGCCGGCGTCACCAGCACACTGGGCGCCGGCAGTACCTTCTGGTTTACCGCGCGTCTCACAAAAGGCCGTGAAGGGGGCGTCGGCCTGGCGGCAGTACGGGGCGGGGGGGCTGAGAAGATTCTCCGCCGCGATTTCCCCGGGCGACGGATATTGCTGGTCGAAGATGAGCCGGTGAACCGCGAAATCGCCCGCGAGTTGCTGGAGGACATCGGACTGGCCGTCGACGTGGCGGAAGACGGAAGCGTGGCCGTGCAGTTGGCGGTGGATAACCAGTACGACGCCATCCTGATGGACATGCAGATGCCGAAGATCGACGGCCTGGAAGCGACCCGGCGGATACGGGCGATGCCGGCCTATATCGATGTGCCGATCATTGCCATGACGGCAAATGCCTACGCCGAGGACAGGAGCGCCTGTTTCGAGGCGGGGATGAATGATTTCGTCGCCAAGCCCATACGCCCGGACCGGATTTTTGAAGCGCTGGCGAGAGGGTTGGCCAGCGTGAGCGCTTGA
- a CDS encoding UvrD-helicase domain-containing protein has product MAGAQPEKLNESLLPVTAAPDRLEEDKTARQRALEIASFIVEAPAGAGKTELLTQRYLRLLAAVEHPEEVLALTFTNKAATEMRDRILGSLELAAAGEIPAQPHKQLTFGLAQQVLTHDASRGWQLLGHPGRLRITTLDALCASLARQMPYLSRFGSQPGVSEDAEAHYATAARRTLEMVESGTPDAEVVAEALAFMDNNAGRLEKLLIAMLGRRDQWLHHASRIESGAMKAEVEAGFSALIERDLATVGGLLDARTQSLLMPLARFAAANLPGGLEAIADWHSPLSPAIADLQQWQAVASLLMTGTGTLRKTVDKRIGFPAGAEFVDQKRAMLELLGDLRGLAGLEEALAMLVKLPCPELSEAEWATVECFSRLLRLAAGQLWLAFQEAGEVDFIEIAARAGLALGDDDAPTDLAQALDYRIRHLLVDEFQDTSPSQVGLIEKLTRGWMPDDGRTLFVVGDPMQSIYRFRKADVGLFLRVRERGIGDIRLGHLRLFRNNRSYPGIVDWVNTAFPGIFPAEDSPEAGAVRYAESAATRPARDDSGVFVHPVIEREGSDSASEEACRVLAIIQQARHEAPAERIAVLVRARSHLDALVAEIRRSAPDLRFQAVDIEGLDGRQHVQDLLTLFRALHHRADRVHWLALLRAPWCGLKLADLHALAADDKKSTIWQLMQDEARLARLSDDGRQRLSHVRAVLQLAFAGQSRQHPRRWLEGVWLMLGGPRCLEAPEALNDVEAFFKLIDKLVTSRSLSPETLAAHAAELYAPSDPLGDAVQMMTVHKSKGLEFDTVILPGLHRETGGNESSLLLWDEVAGADGDEHLLVAPMKQKGGGSGEPTAYDYLKKLEAERAAHEDERLLYVAATRAIRRLHLLGIAVADEKKEDGLKPPANGTLLKLLWPGVAQREFVVALAGAVDGEVLATRVDPATFSPPLLRLREVGLLVALQPAAEGVRPADNPLDLDVAASALSLEASVGTLVHRCLELMAKGGLAAWSGERVASLQPAYQRWLRAQGHSDAEAESGAAEAVSALVNTLASETGRWLLAEHPQAAAEQAWSSTDGQLASNHVIDRVFVADACRWIIDYKTVRLPEAELPRRAESYRPQLERYAGLFAGDPLPLRLAVYFPLQGRLIELLPVALPADGGQLSFLL; this is encoded by the coding sequence ATGGCCGGCGCTCAGCCGGAAAAACTGAATGAAAGCCTCTTGCCTGTGACTGCTGCGCCCGACCGCCTCGAAGAAGACAAAACCGCCCGTCAGCGCGCGCTGGAGATCGCCTCGTTCATCGTCGAGGCCCCGGCCGGGGCCGGCAAGACGGAATTGCTGACGCAGCGCTACCTGCGCTTGCTGGCGGCGGTCGAGCATCCGGAAGAGGTTCTGGCGCTGACTTTCACCAACAAGGCGGCGACCGAGATGCGCGACCGCATCCTGGGCAGCCTGGAACTGGCCGCCGCCGGAGAAATTCCCGCCCAGCCACACAAGCAGTTGACCTTCGGGCTGGCGCAACAGGTATTGACCCATGATGCCTCCCGTGGCTGGCAGTTGCTCGGGCACCCCGGCCGCCTGCGCATCACGACGCTGGACGCGCTCTGTGCCAGCCTCGCCCGCCAGATGCCTTACCTCAGCCGCTTTGGCAGCCAGCCGGGCGTCAGCGAGGATGCCGAAGCGCACTATGCAACCGCCGCCCGCCGGACGCTGGAAATGGTCGAATCCGGCACGCCGGATGCTGAGGTCGTCGCCGAAGCGCTGGCTTTCATGGACAACAATGCCGGCCGGCTGGAAAAACTGCTGATCGCCATGCTCGGCCGGCGCGACCAGTGGCTGCACCATGCCTCCCGGATTGAAAGCGGGGCGATGAAGGCCGAGGTCGAAGCCGGGTTTTCAGCGCTGATCGAGCGCGATCTGGCGACTGTCGGCGGCTTGCTCGACGCCCGCACGCAATCGCTGCTCATGCCGCTGGCCCGCTTCGCTGCGGCCAATCTGCCGGGCGGGCTCGAGGCGATTGCTGACTGGCATTCGCCATTAAGCCCGGCCATCGCCGATCTGCAGCAGTGGCAGGCGGTGGCCAGCCTGTTGATGACTGGCACGGGTACTTTGCGCAAGACGGTCGACAAGCGCATCGGTTTTCCGGCTGGCGCTGAGTTTGTCGACCAGAAAAGAGCCATGCTCGAACTGCTCGGCGATCTGCGCGGGCTGGCCGGTCTGGAAGAGGCGCTGGCCATGCTGGTCAAGTTGCCGTGCCCGGAACTGAGCGAGGCCGAGTGGGCCACGGTCGAATGCTTCTCGCGCCTGCTCCGGCTGGCGGCCGGGCAGCTTTGGCTGGCCTTCCAGGAAGCGGGTGAGGTCGATTTCATCGAGATCGCCGCCCGGGCCGGGCTGGCGCTGGGCGATGACGATGCGCCAACCGATCTGGCCCAGGCACTCGACTACCGGATTCGTCACCTGCTGGTCGATGAGTTCCAGGACACCAGCCCGAGCCAGGTCGGCCTGATTGAAAAACTGACCCGCGGCTGGATGCCGGACGATGGCCGGACGCTGTTCGTGGTTGGCGATCCGATGCAGTCGATCTACCGCTTCCGCAAGGCCGATGTCGGCTTGTTCCTGCGCGTTCGCGAGCGTGGTATCGGCGACATCCGCCTCGGCCACCTGCGCCTGTTCCGCAACAACCGCTCGTATCCGGGCATTGTCGATTGGGTCAATACCGCCTTCCCGGGCATTTTTCCGGCCGAAGACAGCCCTGAGGCCGGCGCCGTGCGCTATGCCGAATCGGCGGCGACCCGGCCGGCGCGTGACGATAGCGGCGTCTTCGTGCATCCGGTCATCGAGCGCGAAGGCAGCGACTCGGCCAGTGAAGAAGCTTGCCGGGTTCTCGCCATCATTCAGCAAGCCCGCCACGAAGCACCGGCCGAGCGCATTGCCGTGCTGGTGCGGGCGCGCAGCCATCTCGATGCGCTGGTCGCCGAGATTCGTCGCAGCGCGCCGGATTTGCGTTTTCAGGCGGTCGATATCGAGGGCCTGGATGGTCGCCAGCACGTGCAGGATCTGCTGACCCTGTTCCGCGCCCTGCATCATCGGGCTGACCGCGTGCATTGGCTGGCCTTGTTGCGTGCCCCGTGGTGCGGTCTGAAACTGGCCGACCTGCATGCGCTGGCCGCCGACGACAAGAAATCGACCATCTGGCAACTGATGCAGGACGAGGCACGGCTTGCCCGTCTGTCCGACGATGGCCGGCAGCGACTGAGTCATGTCCGTGCTGTGCTGCAACTGGCCTTTGCCGGTCAGTCGCGCCAGCACCCGCGCCGCTGGCTGGAGGGCGTCTGGCTGATGCTGGGCGGGCCACGCTGCCTGGAGGCGCCGGAAGCGCTGAACGATGTTGAAGCCTTCTTCAAGCTGATCGACAAGCTGGTGACCAGCCGCAGCTTGAGCCCAGAAACGCTGGCCGCCCACGCGGCGGAACTCTATGCCCCCTCCGATCCGCTCGGCGATGCCGTGCAGATGATGACGGTGCACAAATCCAAGGGGCTTGAGTTCGACACTGTGATCCTGCCCGGCCTGCATCGAGAAACCGGCGGCAACGAGAGCAGTCTGCTGCTCTGGGACGAAGTGGCCGGGGCCGATGGCGACGAGCACTTGCTGGTTGCGCCGATGAAGCAGAAAGGGGGCGGCAGTGGCGAGCCGACCGCGTACGACTACCTGAAAAAACTCGAAGCCGAGCGAGCCGCCCACGAAGACGAGCGACTGCTCTACGTGGCCGCCACTCGGGCGATTCGCCGCTTGCATCTGCTCGGCATCGCCGTTGCAGATGAAAAGAAGGAGGACGGCCTGAAGCCGCCGGCCAATGGCACGCTGCTCAAGCTGTTATGGCCCGGCGTGGCCCAGCGCGAGTTCGTCGTGGCACTGGCTGGCGCAGTGGACGGCGAAGTTTTGGCTACCCGGGTCGATCCGGCCACTTTTTCGCCACCGCTGCTGCGCCTTCGCGAAGTCGGCTTGCTGGTGGCGTTGCAGCCTGCTGCCGAAGGTGTGCGTCCCGCCGATAATCCGCTTGATCTCGATGTGGCGGCCAGCGCACTTTCGTTGGAGGCTTCGGTCGGCACACTGGTGCATCGTTGCCTGGAGCTGATGGCGAAAGGTGGTCTGGCGGCGTGGTCGGGCGAGCGGGTTGCCAGTTTGCAGCCGGCCTATCAGCGCTGGTTACGGGCTCAGGGCCATAGTGATGCCGAAGCCGAAAGCGGTGCCGCCGAAGCGGTGTCCGCCCTGGTCAATACGCTGGCGTCCGAGACGGGTCGCTGGCTGCTGGCCGAGCACCCGCAAGCTGCTGCCGAGCAGGCGTGGAGCAGCACCGATGGCCAGCTGGCGAGCAATCACGTGATCGACCGCGTTTTCGTGGCCGATGCCTGTCGCTGGATCATCGACTACAAAACGGTGCGCTTGCCCGAGGCCGAGCTGCCGCGGCGTGCCGAAAGCTACCGGCCGCAACTGGAGCGCTATGCCGGCCTGTTCGCCGGTGACCCGCTGCCGCTGCGCCTGGCCGTTTATTTCCCGCTGCAGGGCCGCTTGATCGAGTTGCTCCCGGTCGCATTGCCGGCCGATGGCGGGCAACTCAGTTTCTTGCTCTAA
- a CDS encoding substrate-binding periplasmic protein, with translation MLRRLLLSLLCFALPAGLPGGVAHAAEPTLRVVVLENSPPMSYRDETGQLTGFSVEIARALCEEIRASCVFDVAAQGALLETVAQGKADIAAAAVFANPDRRGKLLFAKPYYRSLSLWLARPDVVPGRVGVRVAVVQGSAQEDYARKQGWDIHEVRSNGELAGSLVGGEAQAALVPMISALQLQKSDPFRRLGLAPTVLRAPELSGDASFGISPRRPGLRDEINAALDRIKRNGTYDRINSRFLPFRVS, from the coding sequence ATGTTGCGCCGCCTGCTCCTCTCCCTGTTGTGTTTTGCCTTGCCTGCCGGCCTGCCGGGGGGCGTTGCGCATGCCGCGGAGCCGACGCTGCGTGTTGTCGTGCTGGAGAATTCGCCACCGATGTCTTACCGGGACGAAACCGGCCAGCTGACAGGCTTCAGCGTCGAAATCGCCCGTGCCCTGTGCGAGGAAATTCGCGCCAGCTGCGTCTTCGATGTGGCCGCGCAAGGGGCCTTGCTGGAGACGGTGGCCCAGGGCAAAGCCGACATCGCCGCCGCTGCGGTTTTTGCTAACCCGGACCGGCGTGGCAAGTTGCTTTTTGCCAAACCCTATTACCGCTCGCTATCACTCTGGCTGGCCAGGCCGGATGTCGTGCCGGGGCGTGTCGGCGTGCGGGTTGCCGTGGTCCAGGGTTCGGCGCAGGAGGATTACGCCCGCAAGCAGGGCTGGGATATTCACGAGGTGCGCAGCAATGGCGAGTTGGCCGGATCGTTGGTGGGCGGCGAGGCTCAGGCGGCGCTGGTTCCGATGATCAGTGCCTTGCAGTTGCAGAAAAGCGATCCGTTTCGCCGGCTTGGCCTGGCGCCGACCGTCCTGCGCGCCCCGGAGTTGAGCGGCGATGCCTCGTTCGGGATTTCGCCGCGTCGCCCGGGCTTGAGAGACGAAATCAATGCGGCGCTTGATCGCATCAAGCGCAATGGGACGTATGATCGGATCAATTCCCGCTTTTTGCCTTTCCGGGTGAGTTGA
- a CDS encoding GGDEF domain-containing protein, which yields MIRAPKGIHAGRAFGLLAALFVLAFGAAVVLLALDQQRVIDANSRLEEITVPEIIRYQRLARNLEQLRQEGERIFSVSSHASRQQSMFVVTLLASHPSILEHHAAAKLARETEQFLGEVVRQSARDERRQAIHYDEWQRLASRLGMQVDDVSIEGINLATSDLNVAAAAMKLARHKLIIALLLVGLFLLAFIVLVRRHLIQPLQRIDHVLSNLSAASPLPDFDTSRMLEIQAVEEAIREHHDLLIQNDEARQVLEKLANKDGLTGLMNRRFFMQSAEAELQRAQRYRRPVTVAMADLDFFKKLNDTYGHAAGDTVLCAFADMVRETSRQSDLVCRYGGEEFAFLFPEISPAETQKLAERLRVSCANADIALPDGRSVKVTVSMGLADASECPIEIALKRADDALYEAKRLGRNRVVVAA from the coding sequence TTGATCAGGGCGCCTAAAGGCATTCATGCCGGCCGTGCTTTTGGCTTGCTGGCCGCGCTGTTCGTGCTCGCCTTCGGGGCGGCCGTCGTACTGCTGGCGTTGGACCAGCAGCGTGTGATCGATGCCAACAGTCGCCTTGAAGAAATCACCGTGCCGGAAATCATCCGCTACCAGCGACTGGCGAGAAATCTCGAACAACTCCGTCAGGAAGGCGAGCGTATTTTTTCGGTCAGCTCGCATGCCTCCCGTCAGCAGTCGATGTTTGTCGTCACCCTGCTCGCCAGCCATCCCAGCATCCTGGAGCACCACGCGGCGGCCAAGCTGGCTCGCGAGACGGAACAGTTTCTCGGCGAAGTGGTGCGCCAGTCGGCACGCGATGAACGGCGTCAGGCGATCCATTACGATGAGTGGCAGCGCCTGGCGTCACGCCTTGGCATGCAGGTTGACGATGTGTCGATCGAGGGCATCAATCTGGCGACCAGCGATCTGAACGTGGCGGCGGCGGCCATGAAACTGGCCCGTCACAAGTTGATCATCGCGCTGCTGCTGGTCGGGCTGTTCCTGCTGGCCTTCATCGTCCTCGTCCGTCGCCACCTGATCCAGCCGTTGCAGCGAATTGACCACGTCCTGTCCAATCTGAGCGCTGCCAGCCCATTGCCCGATTTCGACACGTCGCGAATGCTGGAAATACAGGCGGTCGAAGAGGCGATCCGTGAGCACCATGACCTGCTGATCCAGAACGACGAAGCGCGGCAGGTGCTGGAGAAGCTGGCCAACAAGGATGGCCTGACCGGCCTGATGAATCGCCGTTTCTTCATGCAGTCGGCCGAGGCCGAGCTACAGCGGGCCCAGCGTTATCGGCGTCCGGTCACGGTCGCCATGGCCGACCTCGATTTCTTCAAGAAACTGAACGATACCTATGGCCACGCGGCGGGCGATACCGTGTTGTGTGCCTTTGCCGACATGGTCAGGGAAACTTCGCGCCAGTCCGACCTGGTTTGTCGTTACGGGGGCGAAGAGTTCGCTTTCCTGTTCCCGGAAATTTCGCCGGCTGAGACCCAGAAACTGGCGGAGCGTTTGCGCGTTAGCTGCGCCAATGCCGATATCGCCCTGCCCGATGGTCGCTCGGTCAAGGTAACGGTCAGCATGGGGCTGGCCGATGCCAGCGAATGCCCGATCGAAATTGCCCTCAAGCGCGCTGACGACGCCCTGTACGAAGCCAAGCGCCTCGGGCGCAATCGGGTGGTCGTCGCGGCCTGA